The following are encoded together in the Cicer arietinum cultivar CDC Frontier isolate Library 1 chromosome 2, Cicar.CDCFrontier_v2.0, whole genome shotgun sequence genome:
- the LOC101506380 gene encoding pathogenesis-related thaumatin-like protein 3.5: MTLHLQMSLPISLVLVIILSGQRTCESARVFTIVNYCKETVWPAVIPGEKFNGGGFVLKPGQSSVFTAPISWSGRIWARTGCNFDQDGNGPCQTGSCGTTLKCGGAGKTPASLAEFTLAQPDFYDVSLVDGFNVPISVKPLNGKGNCSTAGCDSDLRLTCPKELSVKANGKTIGCRSACDVFNTDEYCCRGNFGNPSTCRPTFYSKKFKEACPTSYSYAYDDPTSIFTCTGTDYIIAFCADRKKQMCTYHDHKLHCSGSQGLRSLIRSWWMAMIMVFSMLSKFYEFV; this comes from the exons ATGACATTGCATCTTCAAATGAGTTTACCAATTTCATTGGTTCTAGTAATCATTTTATCAG GGCAAAGAACATGTGAGTCGGCACGAGTATTTACTATAGTAAACTACTGTAAGGAGACTGTCTGGCCAGCTGTAATACCTGGGGAAAAGTTCAACGGTGGAGGCTTCGTCCTAAAGCCAGGACAATCCTCCGTTTTCACTGCCCCAATCAGTTGGAGTGGCCGAATTTGGGCTCGAACAGGCTGCAACTTCGACCAAGATGGAAACGGTCCATGCCAAACCGGTTCATGTGGCACAACATTGAAATGTGGAGGCGCAGGAAAAACCCCTGCATCACTAGCTGAATTCACACTGGCTCAACCTGATTTCTATGACGTTAGTCTCGTTGATGGGTTCAACGTGCCCATTTCCGTTAAGCCTTTAAATGGAAAGGGAAATTGCTCCACTGCAGGTTGTGATTCTGACCTTAGATTAACTTGTCCTAAAGAACTTTCCGTTAAGGCTAACGGTAAGACCATTGGGTGTCGAAGTGCTTGTGATGTGTTTAATACTGATGAATATTGTTGTAGAGGGAATTTTGGGAACCCTTCTACTTGTAGACCCACTTTTTATTCGAAGAAATTTAAGGAGGCTTGTCCAACTTCATATAGTTATGCTTATGATGATCCAACTAGTATTTTCACTTGCACAGGAACAGACTACATCATCGCTTTCTGTGCTGACAG GAAAAAACAGATGTGCACTTACCATGATCACAAACTTCATTGTAGTGGATCGCAAGGCTTAAGGTCATTGATTAGAAGCTGGTGGATGGCAATGATAATGGTGTTTTCGATGCTTAGTAAATTTTATGAGTTTGTATAA